One genomic region from Bacillus aquiflavi encodes:
- a CDS encoding ABC transporter ATP-binding protein: MKKKKKPILQIKNLKTSFFTDDGEIPAVDHISFDVYPGEIVGIVGESGCGKSVTSLSIMGLVPSPPGKIVSGEILLNDENIVQATEKRMRQIRGNELAMIFQEPMTSLNPLFTIENQLIEAIRIHKKGSKKASYNRAVEMLKLVGLPRVDELMKSYPHQLSGGMRQRVMIAMAMICNPKILIADEPTTALDVTIQAQILQLMKDLNEKLHTAVLLITHDLGVVSEVCRRVIVMYSGKIVEEGDIQTIFTDPKHPYTKGLLLSVPDMRKKKNRLYSIPGNVPKPGSIKQGCRFYGRCESRMERCLLEDPPYVIVEEGHNVRCWLYEEGGRSENEQSITTSIES; the protein is encoded by the coding sequence ATGAAAAAAAAAAAAAAACCAATCTTACAAATTAAAAATTTAAAAACCTCTTTTTTTACTGATGATGGAGAAATTCCCGCGGTTGATCATATTAGTTTTGATGTTTACCCAGGAGAAATTGTTGGAATTGTTGGAGAGTCTGGCTGTGGGAAAAGTGTTACATCACTTTCTATTATGGGACTAGTTCCAAGTCCGCCGGGGAAAATAGTTTCTGGTGAAATTTTATTGAACGACGAAAATATTGTACAAGCTACAGAGAAGCGAATGAGGCAAATAAGAGGAAATGAACTAGCAATGATTTTTCAAGAGCCAATGACCTCACTTAACCCGCTTTTTACAATTGAAAATCAATTAATCGAAGCAATCCGTATACATAAAAAAGGTTCCAAAAAAGCTTCATACAATCGTGCAGTTGAGATGTTAAAACTGGTTGGTTTGCCAAGGGTTGATGAATTAATGAAGTCATATCCCCATCAACTTTCCGGTGGAATGAGACAGAGGGTTATGATCGCGATGGCAATGATCTGTAATCCGAAAATACTAATTGCAGACGAACCAACAACAGCGTTAGATGTTACCATTCAAGCGCAAATTCTTCAATTGATGAAAGATCTTAATGAAAAGCTCCATACTGCTGTTTTGTTAATCACACATGATTTAGGTGTCGTTTCTGAAGTATGCAGACGAGTAATTGTAATGTATTCAGGAAAGATCGTTGAAGAAGGAGATATTCAGACGATTTTTACCGATCCAAAACATCCATATACTAAAGGTTTACTTTTATCCGTTCCAGATATGAGAAAGAAAAAGAACCGTCTCTACTCCATTCCGGGAAATGTCCCAAAACCAGGCTCTATTAAACAAGGATGCCGATTTTACGGTCGATGCGAAAGCAGGATGGAACGTTGTTTATTAGAAGATCCTCCTTACGTAATAGTTGAGGAAGGACACAATGTTCGCTGCTGGTTATATGAGGAAGGGGGACGAAGCGAAAATGAGCAGTCCATTACTACAAGTATCGAATCTTAA
- a CDS encoding ABC transporter ATP-binding protein — MSSPLLQVSNLKKHFPIKGGVFGKQFGTVRAVDGLTFTVYKGETLGLVGESGCGKSTTGKLLLRLHEPTAGEILFENENILTFSQEKMRKVRRQMQMVFQDPYASLNPRHNVEKILEEPLIVHGIGTKEERKKRVKHMLEVVGLSSYHAKRYPHQFSGGQRQRIGIARALMTHPKLIIADEPVSALDVSIQSQVLNLLQDLQKEYDLTYIFIAHDLSVVRHISDRVGVMYLGHIVEVAESEAVYKNPLHPYTKALLSAVPIPDPTYQKERVVLKGDLPSPSNPPRGCAFHTRCSECMDICKEEKPQLQQLEHGHYVAYHLYME, encoded by the coding sequence ATGAGCAGTCCATTACTACAAGTATCGAATCTTAAAAAGCATTTTCCGATAAAGGGAGGTGTTTTCGGCAAGCAATTTGGAACTGTGCGAGCCGTTGATGGTTTAACTTTTACAGTTTACAAAGGTGAAACACTTGGTTTAGTCGGAGAGTCAGGATGTGGAAAATCTACAACGGGAAAATTACTTTTACGATTGCACGAACCAACCGCGGGAGAAATTCTTTTTGAGAACGAAAATATTTTAACGTTTTCACAGGAGAAGATGCGAAAAGTGCGGCGGCAAATGCAAATGGTTTTTCAAGATCCGTATGCATCGTTAAATCCGCGTCATAATGTTGAAAAAATTTTGGAAGAGCCATTAATTGTCCATGGAATCGGTACAAAAGAGGAAAGAAAAAAACGTGTTAAACATATGTTAGAAGTAGTAGGTTTAAGCAGTTATCATGCGAAACGCTATCCTCATCAGTTCAGCGGTGGTCAGCGCCAGCGGATTGGAATAGCCCGCGCTCTTATGACTCATCCAAAATTAATTATTGCAGATGAGCCTGTTTCAGCATTAGATGTATCGATCCAATCTCAAGTATTGAATTTATTGCAAGATTTACAGAAAGAATATGATCTTACTTACATTTTTATTGCCCATGATCTTAGCGTTGTGCGCCATATTAGCGATCGGGTCGGTGTAATGTATCTCGGTCATATCGTTGAGGTTGCAGAGAGCGAAGCTGTTTATAAAAATCCGTTGCACCCTTATACAAAAGCACTTTTATCAGCTGTGCCTATACCGGATCCAACTTATCAAAAAGAAAGGGTTGTGTTAAAAGGAGATTTGCCAAGCCCTTCAAATCCGCCGCGAGGATGCGCATTTCATACTAGATGCAGTGAGTGTATGGACATATGCAAGGAGGAAAAACCACAATTACAACAATTAGAACATGGTCATTATGTGGCTTATCATCTTTATATGGAGTAA
- a CDS encoding enoyl-CoA hydratase, producing MSTRFVTNTVNVSVNNRIATVEMNRPEALNALNVEMLKDLSFCLKEISTSDEIDIVVLTGKGRAFSAGGDIKSMLTMADETNFYPIMDSINELVINLYTLPKLTISAISGAAAGLGLSLALATDYTLSDQSAKIAMNFIGIGLIPDGGAHFFLEKRLGENRAKQLIWEGKPLSSLEALEIGLVHEVAAENIQTALEKKVANWLKQPIKAMLKTKEIYTQLNRSHLVKVLELEKQGQYEVRQTKDHAEGIKAFIEKRQPHFVGK from the coding sequence CTGTAAATAACCGGATAGCAACAGTTGAAATGAATAGACCTGAAGCATTAAATGCCTTAAATGTAGAGATGTTGAAAGATTTATCTTTTTGTTTAAAAGAAATTAGTACTTCTGATGAAATTGATATTGTTGTGTTAACAGGAAAGGGACGGGCTTTTTCAGCAGGTGGAGATATTAAATCAATGTTAACGATGGCAGATGAAACTAATTTTTATCCGATCATGGACAGCATTAATGAGTTAGTCATTAATCTGTATACATTGCCAAAGCTTACAATTAGTGCTATTTCAGGAGCTGCAGCAGGGCTTGGTTTAAGTTTGGCACTTGCAACTGATTACACGTTGAGTGATCAATCTGCTAAAATTGCGATGAACTTTATCGGAATTGGATTAATACCGGATGGTGGCGCTCATTTCTTCTTAGAAAAACGTCTTGGCGAGAATCGTGCAAAACAATTAATTTGGGAAGGAAAACCGTTAAGTTCATTAGAGGCTTTGGAGATAGGTCTTGTTCATGAGGTAGCAGCAGAAAATATTCAGACTGCACTTGAAAAGAAAGTTGCAAATTGGTTGAAGCAACCTATAAAGGCGATGCTGAAAACAAAGGAAATATATACACAATTAAACCGTTCACATTTAGTGAAGGTACTTGAGCTAGAGAAGCAAGGACAATATGAAGTCAGACAGACAAAAGATCACGCTGAAGGAATTAAGGCATTTATTGAAAAGCGCCAACCTCATTTTGTTGGTAAATAA
- a CDS encoding YhzD family protein: MKKIYKLTAFEADGEKLLDEAFEALNDDEAKKKAEQMLAEKALLEKTHRCTSPTGKLILFHS; encoded by the coding sequence ATGAAAAAAATATACAAGCTGACTGCTTTTGAAGCTGATGGTGAGAAACTATTAGATGAAGCTTTTGAAGCATTAAACGATGATGAAGCAAAAAAAAAGGCTGAACAAATGCTAGCAGAAAAAGCTTTGTTGGAAAAAACACACCGCTGTACATCTCCAACGGGAAAACTCATCCTCTTTCACTCATAA